From Hyla sarda isolate aHylSar1 chromosome 5, aHylSar1.hap1, whole genome shotgun sequence, a single genomic window includes:
- the NQO2 gene encoding ribosyldihydronicotinamide dehydrogenase [quinone] has translation MSGKNILIVYAHQEPKSMNGSLKNIAVDVLSKMGCCVTVSDLYAMKFNAAATRNDITGDLCNPQHFSYGIETMEALKKGYLCEDILQEQKKINEADLIIFQFPIYWFSFPAIMKGWIDRCFVQGFAFDIPGCYDTGLLKGKRALLSFTTGGTEDMFSKEGKSGDIRYLLWPIQHGIMHFCGFQVLAPQISYAPEYVSEQRRKEMLNNWAQRLENIWDEDPIDCTPPWYFQ, from the exons ATGTCAG GCAAAAACATTCTGATCGTGTATGCTCACCAGGAGCCAAAGTCAATGAATGGTTCTTTAAAAAATATTGCTGTTGATGTTCTGAGTAAGATGGGATGCTGTGTTACTGTCTCTGACTTATACGCCATGAAGTTCAATGCAGCAGCAACCAGAAATGATATCACAG gaGACCTATGTAATCCTCAGCATTTCAGCTATGGAATAGAAACAATGGAAGCTTTAAAGAAAGGCTACCTATGTGAGGATATCCTTCAGgaacagaaaaaaattaatgaagCTGATCTTATCATCTTCCAG TTTCCTATATACTGGTTCAGCTTCCCTGCAATCATGAAGGGCTGGATAGATCGATGCTTTGTGCAAGGCTTTGCCTTTGACATCCCAGGCTGTTATGATACTGGATTACTTAAG GGTAAGCGGGCATTACTTTCATTTACGACTGGTGGAACAGAAGACATGTTCAGTAAAGAAGGCAAAAGTGGTGACATCCGATATCTTCTTTGGCCTATTCAA CATGGCATAATGCACTTCTGTGGATTTCAAGTTCTTGCTCCTCAAATCTCTTATGCACCAGAGTATGTGAGTGAACAAAGAAGAAAAGAAATGCTGAATAATTGGGCTCAAAGGCTAGAAAACATTTGGGATGAAGACCCTATAGATTGTACACCTCCTTGGTACTTCCAATAG